The Alnus glutinosa chromosome 8, dhAlnGlut1.1, whole genome shotgun sequence DNA segment TTGTTCACCTCCTCCTCCGTCGGTGCTGCGGCTGCTGCCTCTGTCTTGGCCTcgcttccttctttcttttcttttttctcttcatctCCTCCTTTGCTCCCTTTGTCGCCGCCACTCTCgcctttcttctcttccttgTTGCCATCTTTAGCctcctctttctccttcttctccgGTTCTTGCTTCACTATCACCGCATGCTTCCCGGTCCGCTTATACACGTACTCCGCCAGCTGTGCTGGGTCAAACGCGCCCTTCACCACAACCTGCGAGCTCTTTAGATCTGGCTCAGCTGACTCCACTCCTACCCCAGCAACAAAAAGTGAACATTTTTAACTTTGGTCGAGAATTTAAAGCCCCATTCAAAGCTAACGATTTTGGGATTTAAGGATGAAATATAATTGATTGGACCAAATAGAATGGAATCCAAaggatttaaaattaatatttgttgAACAAAAGAATGTGGCTAGTTTTGAAATAATAGTGAGAAAATAAAGTCTagctctataatttttttattttttttttaaagagattcAAAAGCTTTCAACAATTAAGAATGGACAAAACCGTTAGTTGCCAACGGGTTGATTCATACTCATTGAGTAAAAGCCAAAATTGCATGAGCcacaaaagcttaaaaaaatagCTACCTACCTTTCATTCTCAGTATGCGTTTCTTGATTTCTTGTGCACAGGCATCGCAATGCATGTGAACCTTCAGGACCACTATGACAATCTGAAGCTGTGTATCATGCAATTACTCGATGAATCCAAAAAGACCCAGATGAATCACCagccaaaaaatcaaaaaacaaaaagaaaaaaaagaaaaggaaaacactGAAAATTAAGTTtgtttcaaagaaaaatgagaagaagaagaaaaaagaaaaaagaacctcttctttcttctcttcaggCTTGGGCTTCTCTTTCTCCTCAGGCTTCTTCTCCTCGGCTTTTGGTTTGGGGATGGGAGAGATGAGCTCGACCTGCCTGTGGCTCTTCCTTTGAACTCTCTCCAGAACTGCGAGTGGATCGGCTTTTTCACCCTTCACGACCACCTTAGAACTCTTGCAATCGGTTGTAACATCCTCAACCCCTATAAATACACACAAAGACACATGTTTCAAACAGCCATAGACTTACAAAAGcagaacaaaaagaaactcTGTTTTTCTGAGTGGGATCAAAGAAGCTGCGACCCCCTAACCTTCAAATCCTTTGAGACACCGCCGGACCTTGCGAGCACAACCTTCGCAATGCATGTATACTCTGAGCACGATCTCTTGAGGTGGCGGCGGCTGAGATTGCTCTTTGGCTTCCTTGGATTCTTTTCCATCCTTTGCTTCCTCTGCTTtcttttccacttttttttcCTCCGCCGGCTTCTCTGCAGCCggtttctcttctttcttttcctctttcttctccTCTGGTTTCTTctcctccatcttcttctcttctgCAGGTTTCTTTTCCTCCTAAACAAACACGACCCTATATCAGAACCCCGAGAAAAACAgctaaaaataatgaaaaagaaaaccaaagaacGATTCAGATTAAGATAATGATAAAAGAGATTATAGGGCTTCAAGACCTCCCCCATTAGTTTACTCCTCTCTTGGGCTGTGGAGAGATAAGCTTTGAAGGCGCTTCCTTCtctgtgtgtgttttttttacaCTCTGTAGGTTTGGTTCTCTTTTCCTCTGTAAGTTAAGCTTCGTGGCACTGTAGGTTATGGACCTTTAGATCTGAAGCCCCACTCGCtctatcatcatcatcatcaacactTGACGTGGCTTTTTATAAGGGGGCACGTGCAAGGGGAGCGACATGCTTGAGACAAATGGTGCTCGAAGGTTTCacgctcttttctttttttcttttttatggacATTTTGGGAATTCACCAAAAAATTGTTTTACTAGGGATAAATtcgactcatatatatatatatatatatatatatatatatatatatatatatatatatatatatttagtgaAAATGTAGAAATTGGATTTGAGATCTAAATCATATGGGTTCCATTAAGGAGGTAAATGAACATAGCTGCTCACAAAGAGGTTTGGGTTTGATTCGAATTAGTTTGATTCGGACTTTattaaatgaacaaaaaattcatGCTGGTATTAATTTAAGATCGTCATCTATAAGCTTAGTTCGATTCGTATAGgcttgtttaattttctttttataatattatttgtaaCTTTGTACTGAGAAtatattaagtatttaaaaaataaaaagaaatgttctTCCTAATGTTATAGATAAAAGttgaattattataattgtAAACTTGGATATAGATATATGTGACTTTGTGTGTTTATGAGAGAAtttatgtgtatgtatatatatatatatatatgtgtgtgtgtgtatatgaaattatatatatactataagataaagatataaaattgagataacattatttaagatttgagtcagtttctctaattactcaaacacaaatttttaatcataattaaataacagataattagtattaattaatttttttaaaaaaattaaattgtcacgacgtttaattattttatatatagaatgactaaattaattgtGTAACTCGTGAACAAGTTTGAGCTCgttcgaaaaataaattaacagaGCTTGAATATATTATTTAGCTTGGTGACAAGTTTGAGTTCGGCTcgtgttaaaaaaagaaagaaagaaaaaaaaaaaaaccaaacgaaCTAAACTTGAATATTCAATACTCGGTTTGATTATAGCCCTAGGTTTTAATGTTGGTATTTTAGTGAACACCTTTCAATTGTACTTTTGAAAACTATACTGCATAAATAGATGGGATCCACGAGAATTAGTGACTTAAATGAGGACAGTAATTATGAGAGACTATATATATGAGGCACCTGTCTAGATATGTTGTTTAACAACCCAAGTTTCCATATATGCTCTCTAATAATTGCTGCCCACTAACTTGGGCAAGTAATTGCTGAATATGTGAATCCTTATATAaatatcttttaatttaaagtttaaaCATTCTCCCAAAGTTAATGGCTtttacaaaaattttatttacaaactgatgtgatAGACTACtgcattaatttataaaatatttgcaataaaaGCACTAAATTTAATCCCTGTTCTAAAATTCAGTACAACCCTTCCATACTAATGTAAACCAGTTAGCTAGGCTTGCTTTGTTACATCCAACGGTTGGCTGTTAATTAAAGAACATCGGGGACAAATAAATCCAGCAAACACTTTGAGCGCGAATTAAGTGGTGTCACAATCGTACAGTGTGCGTGCTGTTCCATTGTTGGGTCAAATTTTCTCAACAGTAAGTTCCATTATTCGACAGTGcatgttattttttaagaaaatattttggaCTGTCGGAGTGAAAACAAGTTCTATAAAATAGAGTGAATGATTattgaaaaattgttttgtCTTGAATATTAAGAGAGTTCACGATGTTTAAATCAATAAAGTATTTAATGAAAAACCAAACGGAAAGAATGAAAGTGAGCTTGATATGGTTCTTGAATGTCTGTCACATGGCGAGCTTCCGGCTCTAACATTTTATTGTGTGTTAGGGTTATTTGGACGGTCGGAGTGGTATTAAGtctctataaaataaaaaaatttaaggaaaaaccGAACAGAAAGAATGAAGGAGAGCTTGATATAATTCCTGAATGTCTGTCGCATGGCgagtttttttgttcctttgagtttttgttgtgtgtgttgGGGTTATTTAAGTTGCCTTTTGGTATATTTATCGTATCAAGGCTTGAATGGTGCATGAGTTACAATTTTTGCAGTGCTTTGGTAGGTCTTAAATTTCTTCTTTATTACTTGGGTGTGACTGACCAAGTTAGGAGAACTATAAATGAAATAACTTTAATGTAGAATATATCTGCACTGGCGTGTATTAAATACAACTTTTTCTGTGCTTTGCTCGTGTATTAAATACATTGGGTGGACAAGTAAGTGTCACATTGAGTGCATGATTAACAAGAACCGGATGATTATGGGATCATCGTTCCACCAATGCATGCATGTGTATATTGCCATTATCGACCAATCAATTTCTAGGCTTACCATGTGCTTCGGTAGGCCATCACAACTCTCAATTTCTAGGCTTACAAtctaatcaataaaattataatgtattttttaaacatatgTGAAATAcgtacttaattttttaatagttatatAAAGTTGCTTGTGAGAAGCAAATCCAACATTTACACatgctaattaaaaaaatacgtaCTTTTCACATTCTTAAAGATACATTACCTTTTTATTATTAGATTGTAAGACAGTTTAATGGACAGGAAAAGGGGTTGTGAGGCACATCTGTCTTGAGTAGGTGAATCTCGTATTTTAAGTTGGTGTGAAACAGGTGAATTTTGCAGtcccttttttatttgtaatttgctCAAAATCTTGTAAAATTCGAGTAACCTAATAAATATTAAGGGATTTTCATtcgagagaagaaaaaaacaaaatgaatgaGAACAGAGAAACATGGTTATGAAACTTAATAGCACGTTTGagtgttcgattttttgaaatataaattcaactataatttactATGCAATTTCTGAggcaaaataaagttgaaacaaatgtttggatgatttgactttttgagacaaaattaaaaaaaagttggataaaattttatttgtttttaaaaaattgcaaataccAATAAAattgggaaaacttcaatttactcCCATGAAATTGTCACTGATTTGCAATtctaccaccaatgtttcaattttgttaattgcacctcattaagtttcagaaattttcaatttagggatTCCGTCCAAATCATCCATCTGACTTAACGAATTTCGCCTCATGTGCCGTTCATGCGCCTGTTAGTGATGAAAACTGACAAGAATACCCTCTACAAAACAGTGTCGTTTTGTGaaacaccaaaaccaaaatttctCTCTACAAAATGACACTGTTTTGATACAAAACGTCATCGCCCTAAAACAACAATCGGGGAAGACGGCCTCGTCAGGGGGCGGCGAGCGAGTTGTCCTTGAAGGAG contains these protein-coding regions:
- the LOC133875930 gene encoding heavy metal-associated isoprenylated plant protein 7, with product MGEEEKKPAEEKKMEEKKPEEKKEEKKEEKPAAEKPAEEKKVEKKAEEAKDGKESKEAKEQSQPPPPQEIVLRVYMHCEGCARKVRRCLKGFEGVEDVTTDCKSSKVVVKGEKADPLAVLERVQRKSHRQVELISPIPKPKAEEKKPEEKEKPKPEEKKEELQIVIVVLKVHMHCDACAQEIKKRILRMKGVESAEPDLKSSQVVVKGAFDPAQLAEYVYKRTGKHAVIVKQEPEKKEKEEAKDGNKEEKKGESGGDKGSKGGDEEKKEKKEGSEAKTEAAAAAPTEEEVNKVVELQKNAYYHLPHMHAMEYSYTNPQIFNYEHPTNAYAPQIFSDENPNACSVM